The following are from one region of the Tachysurus fulvidraco isolate hzauxx_2018 chromosome 15, HZAU_PFXX_2.0, whole genome shotgun sequence genome:
- the pam16 gene encoding mitochondrial import inner membrane translocase subunit tim16: MAKYLAQIVVMGVQVVGRAFARALRQEFAASQAAAEARGRAGKQSAAVSSFTGMSLQEAQQILNVATLNPEEIQKNYEHLFKVNDKTVGGSFYLQSKVVRAKERLDEEVAIEKQDKPPAQEQTQT; encoded by the exons ATG GCGAAGTATCTGGCTCAGATCGTGGTGATGGGAGTGCAGGTCGTCGGCAGGGCTTTCGCTCGGGCTTTACGGCAGGAGTTTGCAg CCAGTCAGGCTGCGGCAGAGGCGAGAGGACGGGCAGGTAAGCAGTCGGCTGCAGTTTCCAGTTTCACTGGGATGAGTCTGCAGGAAGCACAGCAGATTCTGAATGTAGCAACACTAAACCCAGAGGAAATCCAGAAG AATTATGAACACTTGTTCAAAGTAAATGACAAAACGGTCGGAGGATCTTTCTACCTGCAGTCTAAG GTGGTGAGAGCTAAGGAGCGTCTTGATGAAGAGGTTGCAATTGAGAAGCAAGACAAACCACCAGCGCaggaacagacacaaacatga